A portion of the Anoxybacillus gonensis genome contains these proteins:
- the gyrB gene encoding DNA topoisomerase (ATP-hydrolyzing) subunit B, with translation MEQREQVVYDESQIQVLEGLEAVRKRPGMYIGSTGPKGLHHLVWEIVDNSIDEALAGFCTEINVIVEEDNSITVIDNGRGIPVGIHEKMGRPAVEVIMTVLHAGGKFGGGGYKVSGGLHGVGASVVNALSEELEVYVHRDGKIHYQKYTRGVPCSDLQVVGETDRTGTTIHFKPDPEIFTETTEYDYDTLAHRLRELAFLNKGIRITLEDRRGEKRRNEYYYEGGISSYVKHLNRTKETLHDEPIYIEGEKDGIQVEIALQYNDGYTSNIYSFANNIHTHEGGTHELGFKTALTRIINDYGRKKNMFKEQDANLTGEDVREGLTAIISVKHPSPQFEGQTKTKLGNSDARTATESIFAEQFEKFLLENPTVAKKIVEKGILASRARLAAKRARELTRRKNALEVSSLPGKLADCSSKDPSICELYVVEGDSAGGSAKQGRDRHFQAILPLRGKIINVEKSRLDKILSNNEVRAIITALGTGIGEEFDITKARYHKIIIMTDADVDGAHIRTLLLTFFYRYMREVIEQGYVYIAQPPLYKIQQGKRIEYAYSDRQLEEILARLPEQPKPIIQRYKGLGEMNPEQLWETTMNPETRTLLKVSLQDAMEADETFEILMGDKVEPRRQFIEENAKYVKNLDI, from the coding sequence ATGGAACAAAGAGAACAAGTCGTTTATGATGAAAGTCAAATTCAAGTTCTCGAAGGGTTAGAAGCGGTACGGAAAAGACCAGGGATGTATATCGGGTCAACTGGTCCAAAAGGATTACACCATCTCGTATGGGAAATTGTCGATAACAGCATTGATGAAGCGTTAGCTGGATTTTGTACGGAAATTAACGTCATTGTTGAAGAAGATAACAGCATTACAGTAATCGATAACGGCCGTGGGATTCCTGTTGGCATTCATGAAAAAATGGGAAGACCAGCTGTTGAAGTAATTATGACTGTGTTACACGCCGGTGGAAAATTCGGCGGCGGTGGATATAAAGTGTCTGGCGGTTTACACGGAGTTGGGGCATCTGTTGTCAATGCGCTGTCAGAAGAGTTAGAAGTGTATGTGCATCGTGATGGAAAAATTCACTATCAAAAATATACGCGAGGCGTACCTTGTTCTGATTTGCAAGTTGTAGGTGAGACAGATCGGACAGGGACAACTATTCATTTTAAACCAGACCCAGAAATTTTTACAGAAACAACCGAGTATGATTATGACACGCTCGCACATCGCTTACGAGAGCTTGCTTTTTTAAATAAGGGGATTCGCATTACGCTAGAAGATCGACGTGGCGAAAAGCGACGCAACGAATATTATTACGAAGGTGGAATTTCTTCATACGTCAAACATTTAAATCGGACGAAAGAAACACTGCACGATGAACCGATTTACATTGAGGGAGAAAAAGACGGCATCCAAGTTGAAATCGCCTTGCAATATAACGATGGCTATACGAGTAATATATACTCATTTGCTAATAACATTCACACGCACGAAGGCGGTACGCATGAGTTAGGTTTTAAAACGGCGTTGACGCGAATCATTAATGATTACGGTCGAAAAAAAAATATGTTTAAAGAACAAGATGCTAATTTGACGGGTGAAGATGTGCGTGAAGGATTAACAGCAATCATTTCCGTGAAACATCCGTCTCCACAGTTTGAGGGACAAACGAAGACAAAACTCGGAAATAGCGATGCTCGCACCGCGACAGAGTCCATTTTTGCGGAGCAATTTGAAAAGTTTTTACTTGAAAATCCAACGGTCGCGAAAAAAATTGTTGAAAAAGGAATTTTAGCTTCACGAGCACGTCTAGCAGCTAAACGGGCGCGAGAATTAACAAGAAGGAAAAATGCCCTTGAAGTATCAAGTTTGCCTGGGAAATTAGCGGATTGTTCTTCGAAGGATCCATCGATATGTGAACTGTATGTCGTTGAGGGAGACTCAGCGGGTGGTTCTGCAAAACAAGGACGTGATCGTCATTTTCAAGCGATTTTACCGTTGCGTGGAAAAATTATTAACGTGGAAAAATCAAGATTAGATAAAATTTTATCAAACAATGAAGTGCGTGCAATTATTACAGCTCTTGGTACGGGAATTGGAGAAGAGTTTGATATTACAAAAGCTCGTTACCATAAAATCATTATTATGACGGACGCAGATGTCGACGGGGCGCATATTCGTACACTGTTGTTGACATTTTTCTACCGCTATATGCGCGAGGTCATTGAACAAGGTTATGTTTATATCGCTCAGCCACCTTTATATAAAATTCAGCAAGGGAAACGAATTGAGTATGCATATAGTGATCGACAACTTGAGGAAATATTAGCTCGGTTACCAGAACAACCAAAACCGATTATTCAACGTTACAAAGGTCTTGGAGAAATGAATCCAGAACAACTTTGGGAAACGACGATGAATCCAGAAACGAGAACGTTGCTAAAAGTAAGTTTGCAAGATGCGATGGAAGCAGACGAAACGTTCGAAATTTTAATGGGGGATAAAGTAGAACCGCGTAGACAGTTTATCGAAGAAAACGCGAAGTATGTAAAAAATCTTGATATTTAA
- the gyrA gene encoding DNA gyrase subunit A yields MSERVKEISISQEMRASFLDYAMSVIVSRALPDVRDGLKPVHRRILYAMHDLGMTADKPYKKSARIVGEVIGKYHPHGDAAVYDTMVRMAQDFNYRYMLVDGHGNFGSIDGDAAAAMRYTEARMSKISMELLRDINKDTIDYQDNYDGSEREPIVLPARFPNLLVNGSSGIAVGMATNIPPHQLGEVIDALLELMKDPDMTIAELMEYLPGPDFPTGAQIIGRGGIRKAYETGRGSITLRAKAEIEQKENGKETIIVRELPYQVNKAKLIEKIAELVREKKIDGITDLRDESDRSGMRIVIEVRRDVSAHVVLNNLYKQTALQTSFGINMLALVDGQPKVLNLKQCLQHYLDHQKIVIRRRTQFELNKAEARAHILEGLRIALDHLDEVIELIRQSATVDVAKEGLMTKFQLSEKQAQAILDMRLQRLTGLEREKIEQEYAELVKLIAHLKAILADEQKVLQIIRDELLEIKEKFNDDRRTEIVNGGLETIDDEDLITRENIVVTLTHRGYIKRLPVSTYRSQRRGGRGIQGMNTNEDDFVEHLVITSTHDIVLFFTNKGKVYKAKGYEIPEFSRTAKGIPIVNLLNIEKDEVINTVIAIDQFREDAFLFFTTKQGIAKRSPLSSFANIRNHGLIAIHLHEGDELISVKLTDGHKHIIVGTKNGMLIRFPEKDVRSMGRTAAGVKAITLCPGDEVVGMESLNGNEEILIVTKNGYGKRTPASEYRIQSRGGKGIKTCNITEKNGDVVAVKTVTGEEDLMLMTAGGVMIRMAVSDISIMGRNTQGVKLMRLDGENEQEYVATVAKVPKEEEKEQEQLQEE; encoded by the coding sequence ATGTCTGAACGTGTAAAAGAAATAAGTATTAGTCAAGAAATGCGTGCATCGTTTCTCGACTATGCTATGAGCGTCATTGTATCGCGTGCACTTCCTGATGTGCGTGACGGACTAAAACCGGTACATCGCCGAATTTTATATGCGATGCACGATTTAGGGATGACAGCGGACAAGCCTTACAAAAAGTCCGCACGTATTGTCGGTGAAGTGATCGGGAAGTACCATCCACACGGCGATGCAGCGGTGTACGATACGATGGTGCGGATGGCACAAGATTTTAACTATCGATATATGCTCGTTGATGGTCACGGAAACTTTGGATCAATTGATGGAGATGCCGCAGCAGCTATGCGTTATACAGAAGCAAGAATGTCGAAAATTTCGATGGAGTTGTTGCGGGATATTAACAAAGATACGATTGATTACCAAGATAACTACGATGGCTCAGAACGTGAGCCCATTGTGTTGCCGGCTCGTTTTCCAAATTTACTCGTAAATGGGTCTTCAGGTATTGCGGTCGGGATGGCGACAAACATTCCGCCGCATCAACTTGGGGAAGTCATTGACGCTTTATTAGAACTAATGAAAGATCCAGATATGACGATTGCTGAACTAATGGAGTATTTGCCTGGTCCAGACTTTCCGACAGGTGCGCAAATTATCGGAAGAGGCGGTATACGAAAAGCGTATGAAACAGGACGAGGTTCGATTACATTGCGCGCCAAAGCAGAGATTGAACAAAAAGAAAACGGAAAAGAAACAATTATCGTCCGAGAATTGCCTTATCAAGTAAATAAAGCAAAGTTGATTGAAAAAATTGCTGAGCTTGTACGTGAAAAGAAAATTGACGGCATTACGGATTTGCGTGATGAATCTGACCGGAGCGGCATGCGCATCGTTATTGAAGTAAGAAGAGATGTAAGTGCCCATGTGGTGCTCAACAATTTATACAAACAAACAGCATTACAAACAAGCTTTGGTATTAATATGCTTGCCCTTGTTGACGGTCAACCAAAAGTGTTGAACTTAAAACAATGTTTACAGCATTATTTAGATCATCAAAAGATTGTTATTCGTCGTCGTACGCAGTTTGAATTGAACAAAGCGGAAGCTCGCGCCCATATTTTAGAAGGGTTACGTATTGCCCTTGATCATTTAGACGAAGTGATTGAGCTTATTCGTCAATCTGCGACTGTAGACGTAGCAAAAGAAGGATTAATGACAAAGTTCCAGTTAAGTGAAAAACAAGCGCAAGCGATTTTAGATATGCGTCTGCAACGTTTAACAGGATTAGAACGTGAAAAAATCGAACAAGAATATGCGGAGCTAGTGAAGCTCATTGCGCATTTAAAAGCTATTTTAGCTGATGAACAAAAAGTTTTACAAATTATTCGTGACGAATTACTTGAAATTAAAGAGAAGTTCAATGATGATCGTCGTACAGAAATTGTAAATGGCGGGTTAGAAACAATTGATGATGAAGATTTAATTACTCGCGAAAATATCGTTGTTACATTAACGCATAGAGGGTATATTAAACGTCTCCCTGTTTCAACATACCGAAGCCAGCGCCGAGGTGGACGAGGTATTCAAGGAATGAATACGAATGAGGACGATTTTGTTGAACATTTAGTCATTACATCTACACATGACATTGTTTTATTTTTTACAAACAAAGGAAAAGTGTATAAAGCAAAAGGATATGAAATCCCAGAGTTTAGCCGAACAGCAAAAGGAATTCCGATTGTTAACTTATTAAACATTGAAAAAGATGAAGTGATTAATACAGTTATTGCCATAGATCAATTTCGTGAAGATGCGTTTTTATTTTTCACAACAAAGCAAGGTATTGCAAAACGATCGCCGCTATCGTCATTTGCTAACATTCGCAACCACGGTTTAATTGCTATTCATTTGCATGAAGGGGATGAATTAATATCCGTAAAACTGACAGACGGTCATAAACATATCATTGTAGGGACGAAAAACGGGATGTTAATTCGTTTCCCTGAGAAAGATGTTCGTTCGATGGGACGCACAGCTGCAGGTGTGAAAGCAATTACGTTATGTCCGGGTGACGAAGTAGTCGGTATGGAGAGTTTGAATGGAAACGAAGAAATTTTAATTGTGACGAAAAATGGATACGGAAAACGGACACCAGCCTCAGAATATCGTATTCAAAGCCGTGGAGGAAAAGGGATTAAAACGTGTAACATTACTGAAAAAAATGGGGATGTTGTCGCAGTAAAAACGGTTACAGGTGAAGAAGATTTAATGTTAATGACTGCAGGTGGTGTAATGATTCGTATGGCGGTAAGTGATATTTCTATCATGGGACGAAACACCCAAGGAGTCAAGTTAATGCGTCTTGATGGAGAAAATGAGCAAGAGTATGTTGCGACAGTAGCTAAAGTGCCGAAAGAAGAAGAAAAAGAACAAGAACAATTGCAAGAAGAGTAG
- a CDS encoding HD-GYP domain-containing protein: MLLVKTAQLQEGCILAEDVIGKSNRVIVPKNTVLTPKLLTVLQKFLVSQVRVQSVLVDGSTFRPSEIIQEDAPKPKAVDNKDILTLYLEAVQQYKQMFQGWQSGLPIDIGKVRHMFIPLFEKVLESEKELLFFHHYSTKSEYLFHHAVTVGLLSGVLAKKLQYTKGDYYQVAIAGLLSDCGMAKVDPKILYKSTALTPMEYKDMRQHTVYGYKMVQKITALQEGVKLAVLQHHERNDGSGYLLGVQEEKIHPYSKIVAVADVYHAMISERPYRNKQSPFKVFEQIHKDCFGKFDLSVVRALASLLMTLSIGARVKLSNEQIGEIIFFEQDSPNHPMVKMIETNKIISLKDKKDLFIEEIIK; the protein is encoded by the coding sequence GTGTTGTTAGTAAAAACAGCTCAATTGCAAGAAGGCTGCATCTTAGCCGAAGATGTTATCGGGAAATCGAATCGTGTCATCGTTCCGAAAAACACGGTGTTAACTCCAAAACTTTTAACTGTATTACAAAAGTTTCTCGTTTCTCAAGTACGTGTACAGTCAGTTCTTGTCGATGGGAGTACATTTCGACCAAGTGAAATTATTCAAGAAGATGCGCCAAAGCCAAAAGCAGTCGATAACAAAGATATATTGACACTATATTTAGAAGCTGTGCAGCAGTATAAACAAATGTTTCAAGGTTGGCAGTCTGGGTTACCGATTGACATCGGCAAAGTCCGTCACATGTTTATTCCTTTATTTGAAAAAGTATTGGAATCGGAAAAAGAATTGCTCTTTTTTCATCACTACTCTACAAAATCAGAGTATTTATTCCATCATGCAGTAACGGTCGGCCTTCTCTCAGGCGTATTGGCGAAAAAATTGCAATATACAAAAGGAGACTATTATCAAGTCGCAATTGCTGGATTATTAAGCGATTGCGGTATGGCTAAAGTTGATCCGAAAATACTTTACAAAAGCACAGCACTTACGCCAATGGAATATAAAGATATGCGCCAACATACCGTTTACGGATATAAAATGGTTCAAAAAATTACAGCGCTTCAAGAAGGGGTAAAGCTCGCTGTTTTGCAACATCATGAACGAAATGACGGCAGCGGGTATTTACTTGGCGTTCAAGAAGAAAAAATTCACCCGTATAGTAAAATTGTTGCTGTTGCTGATGTTTACCATGCGATGATTTCTGAGCGGCCTTATCGTAATAAACAATCCCCTTTTAAAGTGTTTGAACAAATCCATAAAGATTGTTTTGGAAAATTTGATCTTTCTGTTGTTCGAGCGTTAGCTTCTCTTTTAATGACCCTTTCGATCGGGGCAAGAGTAAAATTATCAAATGAACAAATCGGGGAAATCATCTTTTTTGAACAAGATTCACCAAATCACCCAATGGTTAAGATGATTGAAACAAACAAAATTATTTCTCTCAAAGATAAAAAAGATTTGTTCATTGAAGAGATTATAAAATGA
- a CDS encoding YaaC family protein, with protein MWEVFYSSNFVHQFLIERYKQEGREDAEKKSYDNCYPFMYYLQHGKKFYDTAHEAPLAIKPVLLFYGNVQLLKACLLTIHPDYPESSSVLAHGVSTRKRKKQNYDFFKDEVKIQKHGLFTYFSEKMFHVKHAYGEKFCMRQLLQQIEELNPLFNLYFKQQNERSKQIHEIVAHYLLLYNLSMICRYETEWWYDLLHSYSNDAYPFIVQFLDVTERKVPRYLYHYLLHNKKDQD; from the coding sequence ATGTGGGAAGTATTTTACTCATCTAATTTTGTGCATCAATTTTTAATTGAACGCTACAAGCAAGAAGGACGAGAAGACGCTGAAAAGAAAAGTTACGACAATTGTTATCCATTTATGTACTACTTACAACATGGGAAAAAGTTTTATGATACGGCTCATGAAGCGCCTTTGGCCATCAAACCTGTTTTATTATTTTATGGAAATGTACAACTTCTTAAAGCGTGCTTATTAACAATTCACCCTGATTATCCAGAATCATCATCGGTTTTAGCACATGGAGTATCAACGAGAAAAAGAAAAAAACAAAACTACGATTTTTTTAAAGACGAAGTAAAAATTCAAAAGCATGGGTTGTTTACTTATTTTTCTGAAAAAATGTTTCATGTGAAACACGCATACGGGGAAAAGTTTTGTATGAGGCAATTACTACAACAAATTGAAGAACTAAATCCCTTATTTAATCTATATTTTAAACAACAAAATGAACGAAGCAAACAAATTCACGAAATCGTTGCTCACTATTTATTGCTTTATAACTTAAGTATGATTTGTCGCTATGAAACGGAATGGTGGTATGATCTCCTCCATAGTTATTCAAATGATGCATACCCTTTTATTGTACAGTTTTTAGACGTAACGGAACGAAAAGTACCGAGATATTTATATCATTATTTACTACATAACAAAAAAGACCAAGACTAA
- the guaB gene encoding IMP dehydrogenase, translating into MWETKFAKEGLTFDDVLLIPAKSEVLPRDVDLTVELSKTLKLNIPIISAGMDTVTEAEMAIAMARQGGLGIIHKNMSIEQQAEQVDKVKRSESGVITDPFFLTPEHQVYDAEHLMSKYRISGVPIVNNAEEQKLVGIITNRDLRFIQDYSMKISDVMTKENLITAPVGTTLEEAEKILQKYKIEKLPLVDDQGVLKGLITIKDIEKVIEFPNAAKDAKGRLLVGAAVGVTADTMLRVKKLVEANVDVIVVDTAHGHSKGVLETVRKIRDTYPTLNIIAGNVATAEATRDLIEAGANIIKVGIGPGSICTTRVVAGVGVPQITAIYDCATEARKYGVAIIADGGIKYSGDIVKALAAGGHAVMLGSLLAGVSESPGETEIYQGRRFKVYRGMGSVGAMERGSKDRYFQEDNKKFVPEGIEGRVPYKGPLADTIYQLVGGLRAGMGYCGTKNLEELREKTQFVRMTGAGLRESHPHDVQITKEAPNYSFM; encoded by the coding sequence ATGTGGGAAACAAAATTTGCGAAAGAAGGATTGACATTTGATGACGTCCTTTTAATCCCAGCTAAGTCAGAAGTGTTGCCTCGTGATGTCGATTTAACAGTTGAACTAAGTAAAACGTTAAAATTGAATATCCCGATTATTAGTGCAGGAATGGATACGGTAACCGAAGCGGAAATGGCGATTGCAATGGCACGCCAAGGAGGATTAGGAATTATTCATAAAAACATGTCAATTGAACAACAGGCGGAACAAGTCGATAAAGTAAAACGTTCTGAAAGCGGTGTAATTACGGATCCTTTCTTTTTAACTCCTGAACATCAAGTATATGATGCGGAACATTTAATGAGTAAATATCGGATTTCAGGTGTTCCGATCGTAAACAATGCGGAAGAACAAAAGCTTGTTGGAATTATTACGAATCGCGATTTACGCTTTATTCAAGATTACTCAATGAAAATTTCTGATGTGATGACAAAAGAAAACTTAATTACTGCCCCTGTTGGAACAACATTAGAAGAAGCGGAAAAAATTTTACAAAAGTACAAAATTGAAAAACTCCCTCTCGTTGATGATCAAGGTGTGTTAAAGGGACTTATTACTATTAAAGATATTGAAAAAGTGATTGAATTTCCAAACGCAGCAAAAGACGCAAAAGGACGTCTTCTTGTTGGAGCGGCTGTTGGAGTTACTGCAGATACGATGTTGCGTGTGAAAAAGCTTGTGGAAGCAAATGTCGATGTTATTGTAGTTGATACAGCGCATGGTCATTCTAAAGGTGTACTTGAGACGGTACGGAAAATTCGCGACACATATCCAACTTTAAATATTATCGCAGGAAATGTCGCGACAGCAGAGGCGACGCGCGACTTAATTGAAGCAGGAGCGAACATTATTAAAGTTGGCATTGGTCCGGGATCCATCTGTACGACACGGGTTGTCGCAGGTGTCGGCGTACCACAAATTACAGCGATTTATGACTGTGCAACAGAAGCGCGAAAATACGGTGTAGCTATTATTGCTGATGGAGGAATTAAATATTCTGGTGATATTGTAAAAGCTTTAGCAGCTGGTGGACATGCTGTTATGCTTGGCAGCTTGCTTGCAGGCGTGTCTGAAAGCCCTGGAGAAACGGAAATTTACCAAGGTAGACGATTTAAAGTATATCGCGGGATGGGCTCAGTAGGAGCGATGGAGAGAGGAAGTAAAGATCGTTACTTCCAAGAAGATAATAAAAAATTTGTTCCAGAAGGTATTGAAGGACGAGTACCTTATAAAGGACCGCTTGCCGATACGATTTATCAACTTGTTGGGGGATTGCGTGCAGGAATGGGTTACTGTGGCACGAAAAACTTAGAAGAATTGCGAGAAAAAACGCAATTTGTGCGCATGACTGGAGCAGGATTAAGAGAAAGTCACCCTCACGATGTTCAAATTACGAAAGAAGCTCCAAACTACTCATTCATGTAA
- a CDS encoding D-alanyl-D-alanine carboxypeptidase family protein, with product MFLFMVTLPQNIKAEEDVLNIEADAAILVEAETGKILYQKNIDAVLGIASMTKMMTEYLLLEAIHEGRVKWDQEYAVSEYVYQISQKRDLSNVPLRKDGKYTVRELYEAMAIYSANGATVAIAEIVGGSETNFVKMMNEKAKELGLKDYKFVNATGLNNKDLGGLHPAGSGDNEENVMSARAVATLAYHLYHEFPEILETASIPRKYFREGTDDQIKMDNWNWMLPGLVAAYEGVDGIKTGYTEFAGYCFTGTAERNGMRFITVVMNAKTNGKGTHLSRFEQTRKMLDYAFSNYTVQQLYPKGYIIKKHKTVAVKKGKEKEVAIATKQPLSLVIKRGEEKKYKPVVVIEKETLTAPVKKGQKVGYMYVKYEGTDYGYLTKEREKVEIVTKRAVEKANGFVLAMRAIGELFSDIWNGASHAIKGLF from the coding sequence ATGTTCTTATTTATGGTGACGTTACCGCAAAATATAAAAGCGGAAGAAGACGTACTAAATATTGAAGCAGATGCCGCTATTCTTGTTGAAGCGGAGACGGGGAAGATTTTATATCAAAAAAACATTGATGCGGTTTTAGGAATTGCTAGTATGACAAAAATGATGACGGAATACTTGTTGCTAGAGGCTATTCATGAAGGGCGCGTAAAATGGGATCAAGAATATGCAGTAAGTGAGTATGTATATCAAATTTCCCAAAAGCGCGATTTATCGAATGTTCCGTTGAGAAAAGACGGGAAATATACAGTGCGTGAACTGTATGAAGCGATGGCGATTTACTCAGCAAACGGGGCGACAGTTGCTATTGCAGAAATTGTTGGTGGTTCGGAAACAAATTTCGTTAAAATGATGAATGAAAAAGCGAAAGAGTTAGGATTAAAAGATTACAAGTTTGTCAATGCAACAGGGTTAAATAACAAAGATTTAGGAGGATTGCACCCTGCAGGTAGCGGAGATAACGAAGAAAATGTGATGTCTGCTCGTGCTGTAGCGACATTAGCATATCATTTATATCATGAGTTCCCAGAAATTTTAGAAACAGCAAGTATTCCTCGTAAGTATTTCCGGGAAGGAACAGATGATCAAATTAAAATGGATAACTGGAACTGGATGCTTCCGGGACTTGTTGCAGCATACGAAGGTGTCGATGGGATTAAAACGGGATATACAGAATTTGCAGGATATTGCTTTACAGGTACAGCAGAGCGAAATGGCATGCGCTTTATTACCGTTGTGATGAATGCGAAAACGAATGGAAAAGGTACGCATTTGTCGCGCTTTGAACAGACGAGAAAAATGTTGGATTACGCGTTTAGCAACTATACGGTGCAACAATTGTATCCAAAAGGTTATATTATAAAAAAACATAAAACAGTAGCAGTAAAGAAAGGAAAAGAAAAAGAAGTTGCAATTGCAACAAAACAACCATTGTCGCTTGTCATTAAGCGAGGGGAAGAAAAAAAATATAAGCCTGTTGTCGTCATTGAAAAAGAAACGTTAACAGCTCCTGTGAAAAAAGGACAAAAAGTAGGATATATGTACGTGAAATATGAAGGAACAGATTATGGTTACTTAACAAAAGAAAGAGAAAAGGTAGAGATCGTAACAAAGCGGGCTGTAGAAAAAGCAAATGGTTTCGTTTTGGCGATGCGGGCGATTGGTGAATTATTCAGTGATATTTGGAACGGTGCTTCACATGCGATTAAAGGATTATTTTAA
- the pdxS gene encoding pyridoxal 5'-phosphate synthase lyase subunit PdxS codes for MAVTGTERVKRGMAEMQKGGVIMDVVNAEQAKIAEAAGAVAVMALERVPADIRAAGGVARMADPTVIEEVMKAVSIPVMAKARIGHYVEARVLEALGVDYIDESEVLTPADEEFHIDKRQFTVPFVCGCRDLGEAARRIAEGASMLRTKGEPGTGNIVEAVRHMRKVNAQVRKVVSMSEDELMTEAKNLGAPFEVLLEIKRLGRLPVVNFAAGGVATPADAALMMHLGADGVFVGSGIFKSENPEKYARAIVEATTHFEDYELIAHLSKGLGGAMKGIDISSLLPEQRMQERGW; via the coding sequence GTGGCGGTTACAGGTACAGAACGTGTAAAACGCGGAATGGCGGAAATGCAAAAAGGTGGCGTCATTATGGACGTCGTGAACGCAGAACAAGCGAAAATTGCTGAAGCAGCAGGTGCAGTAGCTGTTATGGCTCTTGAGCGTGTTCCAGCGGATATTCGTGCAGCAGGTGGCGTTGCACGCATGGCTGACCCGACTGTAATTGAAGAAGTGATGAAAGCAGTATCGATTCCAGTCATGGCGAAGGCGCGTATCGGTCATTATGTTGAAGCGCGTGTATTAGAGGCGCTTGGTGTAGATTACATTGACGAGAGCGAAGTGTTGACGCCGGCAGATGAAGAATTTCATATTGATAAACGTCAATTTACTGTACCGTTCGTATGCGGTTGTCGTGATTTAGGTGAAGCGGCTCGTCGCATTGCTGAAGGGGCATCTATGCTTCGCACAAAAGGTGAACCGGGAACAGGAAATATTGTCGAAGCTGTTCGCCATATGCGAAAAGTAAATGCTCAAGTGCGTAAAGTTGTTAGCATGAGCGAAGATGAGTTAATGACAGAGGCAAAAAACTTAGGCGCACCATTTGAAGTGCTATTAGAAATTAAACGTCTTGGTCGTCTTCCTGTCGTTAACTTTGCAGCAGGTGGTGTCGCAACACCAGCAGATGCCGCGTTAATGATGCATTTAGGTGCTGACGGTGTATTTGTCGGTTCAGGTATTTTTAAATCAGAAAACCCTGAAAAATATGCGCGTGCCATCGTTGAAGCGACAACTCATTTCGAAGATTATGAATTAATTGCTCATTTATCAAAAGGACTAGGTGGAGCGATGAAAGGGATTGATATTTCTTCGTTGCTTCCTGAACAACGGATGCAAGAACGTGGATGGTAA
- the pdxT gene encoding pyridoxal 5'-phosphate synthase glutaminase subunit PdxT has protein sequence MTKIGVLGLQGAVREHVRSIEACGAEAVVIKKVEQLAHIDGLIIPGGESTTMRRLMDKYGFMEPLKQFAREGKPMFGTCAGLIILAKKIVGYDEPHLGLMDITVERNSFGRQRESFEASLTIKGVADDFIGVFIRAPHIVSVGDDVDVLATYEDRIVAARQGQFLGCSFHPELTDDHRMTQYFINMVKEAKE, from the coding sequence ATGACGAAAATAGGGGTACTCGGATTGCAAGGAGCCGTACGTGAACACGTACGTTCAATTGAAGCGTGTGGTGCCGAAGCGGTAGTTATTAAAAAGGTGGAGCAACTAGCGCATATTGATGGCCTTATTATTCCAGGCGGAGAAAGTACGACGATGCGTCGTTTAATGGACAAATACGGGTTTATGGAACCGCTGAAGCAATTCGCGCGTGAAGGAAAGCCAATGTTTGGAACGTGTGCAGGCTTGATTATTTTAGCAAAAAAAATTGTTGGTTACGATGAACCACACCTTGGTTTAATGGATATTACAGTTGAACGCAACTCATTCGGACGCCAACGCGAAAGTTTTGAAGCATCTTTAACAATTAAAGGCGTTGCGGACGATTTTATTGGTGTATTTATTCGAGCTCCGCACATTGTTTCCGTAGGAGACGACGTTGATGTCCTTGCGACATATGAGGACCGTATTGTCGCGGCAAGACAAGGACAATTTTTAGGATGTTCGTTCCATCCAGAATTAACGGACGATCATCGCATGACACAATATTTTATAAACATGGTTAAAGAAGCGAAAGAATAA